CCGGTGATGAGTGCGGTCTTCGGTTCTGTCATGGCGCGACGAAAGCCGCTTCGCGCGCCGCGAGCAAGCGCAAACGAAAAAGGCCCCGCATGGGCGGGGCCTTCTCGAGATCCTCAGGTGGGGAATCAGCTCTCCGGCGGGAGGATGACGCTGTCGATCACGTGGATCACGCCATTCGAGGCCTCGATGTCGGCGGAGACGACGCTGGCCGTGTTGACCATGACGCCGTCATCAAGATCGATCATGATCTCGGCGCCGTTCACGGTGGCGGCCATCATGTCGTCGGAGAGGTCGGTGGACATCACCTTGCCCGGCACGACGTGGTAGGTGAGGATCGCCACGAGCTGGTCCTGGTTCTCCGGCATCAGAAGCGTCTCGACGGTGCCCTCGGGCAGCGCGGCGAAAGCCTCATCCGTGGGCGCGAAGACGGTAAACGGGCCTTCGCCCTTCAGCGTATCCACGAGGCCCGCGGCGGTGGCGGCTGCGAGCAGCGTCTCGAACGAGCCGGCCTCGGCTGCGGTGTCGACGATATCCTTCGAGCTCATCGCGAGGGCGGACGTGGCGAGCGCGGCGGAGGCGGTGAGTGCGAAAAGGGTCTTACGGATCATGGCTTTCTCCTGATCATACAGTGCGGCACCAGCCGCGGATGCGTGAGAGATGGGTGTGCTTCCGCGGGCTTCCATGCGCGCGGACCCGCTTGTGGCCCGGTTCTGCCGATTGACCGGGCCCGTGGCCGCGCTAAGCCGCGCATGCCGCGCGTTTCCAGTCACGTAAGTGTCAACGGGGCCGGTCCCGCCGTGAGGCGATAGTGCGCATTTATTGGGCTTCGGGGGACGTCACGCCTCGGGCGCGCCGTGTTACAGCCGTGCACGAGGCTGTCAGTGGAGTTGCTTTGGCCCGCTGCTCGCTCTTCATTAAACGCCAAGGCAAGGGTCGCAGGAGAACGGAATGGCGCAGCGCTGGAAAAACACCTTGGGTTGGAACGACGTCACGCCCGAGGCGGGCTGGCTCAACCGTCGCCAGATCATCGCCGGTGCGCTCGGTGCCGGCGCGGCCTCCATCGCCGGTCCGCTCGCCGCGCAGGTCGATAATTCCAACCTCGAGCCCAACACCTGGGAGGAGATCACCTCCTACAACAACTTCTACGAGTTCGGCACGGGCAAGGAAGACCCGGCACGCTTTGCCGGGCAGCTCACCACGCAGCCCTGGTCCATCGTGGTCGATGGCCTCGTAGACAATCCCGGCGAATACGCCCTCGAGGACCTCATCGGCGGGCTCGACGTGGAAGAGCGGATCTACCGGTTCCGCTGCGTGGAAGCCTGGAGCATGGTCATCCCGTGGAACGGGATCGAGCTGAAGGACATCCTCGACCGCGTGGGTGTGCAGGAGGGCGCGCGGTACGTGGCCTTCGAGACGCTGGTGCGCCCCTCCGAGATGCCCGGCGTCAATCGCGCGGTGCTCGACTGGCCCTACCGCGAGGGGCTGCGCCTCGACGAGGCGATGCACCCGCTCACCATCATGGCCACGGGCATCTACGGCCGCCCTATCGCGAACCAGAACGGCGCGCCGATCCGGCTCGTGGTGCCGTGGAAGTACGGGTTCAAGTCGATCAAGAGCATCGTGCGCATCTCGCTCACCGAGGAGGAGCCGCCGACGAGCTGGAACATGGCCAACGCGCGCGAATACGGCTTCTACAGCAACGTGAACCCCAACGTGGACCATCCCCGCTGGAGCCAGGCGACCGAGCGTACGATCGGCGGCGGCCTCTTCGCCCGGCGTCAGCCCACGCTGATGTTCAACGGCTACGAGGCGGAGGTCGCGAGCCTCTACGACGGCATGGACCTGAGCGAATTCTACTGAACTGACACATCCTTCAGGGTCCCGTGACCCTGTCTTCCCGAGGCGCTGGAGCACTCCCATGTCCACGATGACAATGCAGAGGCTGAAAGACATGACCGTCGCTCCGATCAACCGTGCCGCGCGCAAGCTGCCGACCTGGCCGATCTATGCGCTCTCTCCGCTGCCGATTGCGTGGCTCTATTATGAGGGCATCACCGGCGGGCTCGGCGTGGACCCGACGAAGACGATCGAGCACCAGCTGGGGCTCTGGTCGCTCTGGATCCTGATCGCGGGCCTCGCGATCACGCCGCTGCGTGATCATCTCGGCATCAACCTCGTGAAGTTCCGCCGCGCGATCGGCGTGACGGCCTTCGTCTACGTCCTGGCGCACCTGCTGACGTGGCTCGTGCTCGACGTGCAGTTCCAGAATGTCTGGGCCGATATCGTGAAGCGGCCCTACATCACGCTCGGCATGGCCGCCTTCGCGCTGATGATCCCGCTGACGCTGACCTCGAACAACTGGTCGGTGCGGGCCATGGGCGCTTCTGCCTGGCGCAAGCTGCACAAAGCCACCTATCTCGTGCTGATCCTCGGTGCCGTGCACTGGCTCCTGCTGGTGAAAGGCTTCCAGTGGGAGCCCATCATCTATGCCGGTGTGATCGCGGCGCTGCTTCTGGCGCGCGTGAAGTGGCGCCCCCTTGTGCGGCGCGCCCTGACCTGAGCGCGCCCGCCGGCGGACCGGCGCCCCGCACACTTCTATAATAGGGTGACGTTCGGGTACGCGGCGCTTCCGCCTGCTCGTTACTCCCAGCTCTATCGGCAGGACCGGCGGCCAGGGGAGCGATCTCCAACCTTCAGACAACTGGAGCGGGATGAATCGGGCCAAGGCGGGCCGGTGACTCGCGCGATTCCGGGAGAAAAACGGGGGGAGTCGCGGGTGAGTCTCGTCTCTGTCGTGCACAGGACTGTGGGTAAGCTGGGGATAACCACAAAATATGGGGCAGGGGCCTAGCGGGCAGCGCACGATCCTTTCGTTTTGACGCGGGGTCGGCGACCAAAAATTGCACCAAACCACTGAAAAGGAAGAAAAAACGGGGTGACGGGCAAAAAATGCACTTTCCCTGAAAAAAGGTGTTGCGGCCCCCAGCACCTCTTCGTAAAAGCCCCCTCACCGGCGGCGCTGAGGCGCACAACGGAACGCCAGACGGACAACACGGCAGCAGCCAGACGGTCCCGACGGCAACAAAAACTGAGGTAACTGAGGCGGGGCGCGCCAAACAAGTTAGGGCGCATCCAGTCGATTTTGTCTCTACGCTATTTGAAATCGATAGTATCTGAAGAGATATGTGGGCGGTTTGGTTCATTCGATGAACAAACAACTGCACATATCTACGCTGGTAGCGACAGGCCCACGCAATAGGGTCCGAGCGATGATCCAGTGTCAGCTTCACTGTTTGTACGGCTTCTGGTTTCTGATGAAACCTGGAGCACATCAAACAGAGACGGACCCGGCCCTAGCCGGCTGGGTACGATGTGCAGAGGTTCGAACGTCAAGGATACGCAGCAATGCGTTTCAACTTGAGAGTTTGATCCTGGCTCAGAACGAACGCTGGCGGCAGGCCTAACACATGCAAGTCGAGCGCACCTTCGGGTGAGCGGCGGACGGGTTAGTAACGCGTGGGAACGTGCCCTGATCTAAGGAATAGCCACTGGAAACGGTGAGTAATACCTTATACGCCCTTCGGGGGAAAGATTTATCGGAGTTGGATCGGCCCGCGTTAGATTAGGTAGTTGGTGGGGTAACGGCCTACCAAGCCTACGATCTATAGCTGGTTTGAGAGGATGATCAGCAACACTGGGACTGAGACACGGCCCAGACTCCTACGGGAGGCAGCAGTGGGGAATCTTCGGCAATGGGGGCAACCCTGACCGAGCCATGCCGCGTGAGTGATGAAGGCCCTAGGGTCGTAAAGCTCTTTCGCCAGGGATGATAATGACAGTACCTGGTAAAGAAACCCCGGCTAACTCCGTGCCAGCAGCCGCGGTAATACGGAGGGGGTTAGCGTTGTTCGGAATTACTGGGCGTAAAGCGCGCGTAGGCGGACTATTAAGTCAGAGGTGAAATCCCAGGGCTCAACCCTGGAACTGCCTTTGATACTGGTAGTCTAGAGTTCGAGAGAGGTGAGTGGAATTCCGAGTGTAGAGGTGAAATTCGTAGATATTCGGAGGAACACCAGTGGCGAAGGCGGCTCACTGGCTCGATACTGACGCTGAGGTGCGAAAGTGTGGGGAGCAAACAGGATTAGATACCCTGGTAGTCCACACCGTAAACGATGAATGCCAGTCGTCGGGTAGTATACTATTCGGTGACACACCTAACGGATTAAGCATTCCGCCTGGGGAGTACGGTCGCAAGATTAAAACTCAAAGGAATTGACGGGGGCCCGCACAAGCGGTGGAGCATGTGGTTTAATTCGAAGCAACGCGCAGAACCTTACCAACCCTTGACATCCTGTGCTAACTCCAGAGATGGAGTGGTCCCTTCGGGGACGCAGTGACAGGTGCTGCATGGCTGTCGTCAGCTCGTGTCGTGAGATGTTCGGTTAAGTCCGGCAACGAGCGCAACCCACATCCCTAGTTGCCAGCAGTTCGGCTGGGCACTCTATGGAAACTGCCCGTGATAAGCGGGAGGAAGGTGTGGATGACGTCAAGTCCTCATGGCCCTTACGGGTTGGGCTACACACGTGCTACAATGGTGCATACAGAGGGTTGCGACCTGGTGACAGGAAGCTAATCTCAGAAAGTGCATCTCAGTTCGGATCGGAGTCTGGAACTCGACTTCGTGAAGGTGGAATCGCTAGTAATCGCGCATCAGCCATGACGCGGTACGTTCCCGGGCCTTGTACACACCGCCCGTCACACCATGGGAGTTGGTTCTACCCGACGGCCGTGCGCTAACTTCGGAGGCAGCGGACCACGGTAGGATCAGCGACTGGGGTGAAGTCGTAACAAGGTAGCCGTAGGGGAACCTGCGGCTGGATCACCTCCTTTCTAAGGATAAGCCTAGCAAACAGAGCTTGCTCTGCTTCGTGGCTTACTTAGCAATGACATGTCCTTTGCATGTCAAACATCACGGACCAGGCCGTCCTCATATCTCTTCAGACATGGATTTCAGGTAGCAAACCACGAAGGTTTCGGCCTGTATGGGTCGGTAGCTCAGGTGGTTAGAGCGCACGCCTGATAAGCGTGAGGTCGGAGGTTCAAGTCCTCCTCGACCCACCATTATGGGGCCTTAGCTCAGCTGGGAGAGCGCCTGATTTGCATTCAGGAGGTCAGGAGTTCGATCCTCCTAGGCTCCACCATCCAACTTGATCGGAAAGCCTTCGGTTTTCCCGTCCAGTTGGACGATCATTCACATCGTTTAGAGAGATACAATCATCAGATCTACTGATGTCCCGAGTGTGGGAACATCGGTGGTCGCGCAATCGCGGT
The genomic region above belongs to Pseudomonadota bacterium and contains:
- a CDS encoding fasciclin domain-containing protein; this translates as MIRKTLFALTASAALATSALAMSSKDIVDTAAEAGSFETLLAAATAAGLVDTLKGEGPFTVFAPTDEAFAALPEGTVETLLMPENQDQLVAILTYHVVPGKVMSTDLSDDMMAATVNGAEIMIDLDDGVMVNTASVVSADIEASNGVIHVIDSVILPPES
- the msrP gene encoding protein-methionine-sulfoxide reductase catalytic subunit MsrP; translation: MAQRWKNTLGWNDVTPEAGWLNRRQIIAGALGAGAASIAGPLAAQVDNSNLEPNTWEEITSYNNFYEFGTGKEDPARFAGQLTTQPWSIVVDGLVDNPGEYALEDLIGGLDVEERIYRFRCVEAWSMVIPWNGIELKDILDRVGVQEGARYVAFETLVRPSEMPGVNRAVLDWPYREGLRLDEAMHPLTIMATGIYGRPIANQNGAPIRLVVPWKYGFKSIKSIVRISLTEEEPPTSWNMANAREYGFYSNVNPNVDHPRWSQATERTIGGGLFARRQPTLMFNGYEAEVASLYDGMDLSEFY
- the msrQ gene encoding protein-methionine-sulfoxide reductase heme-binding subunit MsrQ; protein product: MSTMTMQRLKDMTVAPINRAARKLPTWPIYALSPLPIAWLYYEGITGGLGVDPTKTIEHQLGLWSLWILIAGLAITPLRDHLGINLVKFRRAIGVTAFVYVLAHLLTWLVLDVQFQNVWADIVKRPYITLGMAAFALMIPLTLTSNNWSVRAMGASAWRKLHKATYLVLILGAVHWLLLVKGFQWEPIIYAGVIAALLLARVKWRPLVRRALT